One stretch of Hydrogenovibrio kuenenii DSM 12350 DNA includes these proteins:
- the htpX gene encoding protease HtpX: MKRIGLFLLMNIAVIAVAMITLNLLGVKGYMSSQGLDLKNLFIFALVFGFAGSFISLAMSKWLAKMSVGAQVIEQPRNADEQWLVETIRGFAQKANIGMPEVAIYDSPEPNAFATGMTKNSSMVAVSTGLLRNMRKNEVEAVLGHEVAHVANGDMVTMALLQGVLNTFVIFFAKVVAYIVDRVILKNEEEGMSWTFIAVDFVAQILFGILASIVAMWFSRVREFHADNGGAYLAGKENMIAALRRLQTMHPGELPDQMAAFGISAGGSKFGKLFMSHPPLEERIAALESTTQEQLKIA, encoded by the coding sequence ATGAAACGTATTGGCTTGTTTTTATTAATGAACATTGCTGTGATTGCTGTCGCAATGATTACACTCAATTTGTTGGGTGTAAAAGGCTATATGAGTAGCCAGGGATTGGATTTAAAGAATCTATTTATTTTTGCTTTGGTGTTTGGTTTTGCCGGTTCATTTATTTCTTTGGCAATGTCAAAGTGGCTAGCAAAAATGTCAGTTGGTGCACAAGTAATTGAACAACCACGTAATGCTGATGAGCAATGGTTGGTTGAAACGATTCGCGGCTTTGCACAAAAAGCAAACATCGGTATGCCAGAAGTTGCGATTTATGATTCGCCAGAACCTAACGCATTCGCGACAGGAATGACAAAAAACTCTTCAATGGTTGCTGTCTCGACAGGTTTGTTGCGCAATATGCGTAAGAACGAAGTAGAAGCTGTATTAGGTCATGAAGTTGCTCACGTTGCAAATGGTGATATGGTGACCATGGCATTGTTGCAAGGTGTATTGAATACCTTTGTTATCTTCTTTGCAAAAGTAGTGGCTTACATTGTTGATCGTGTCATTCTTAAAAACGAAGAAGAGGGCATGAGCTGGACATTTATTGCCGTTGATTTCGTTGCGCAAATTCTATTCGGTATTTTGGCAAGTATTGTTGCAATGTGGTTCTCGCGTGTTCGAGAGTTTCATGCGGACAATGGCGGAGCTTATTTGGCTGGTAAAGAGAATATGATTGCTGCATTGCGTAGATTGCAAACGATGCATCCAGGTGAGTTGCCAGATCAGATGGCTGCATTTGGTATCTCAGCAGGCGGATCTAAGTTTGGTAAGCTATTCATGTCTCATCCACCATTGGAAGAGCGAATTGCGGCACTTGAAAGTACAACTCAAGAGCAGTTAAAGATTGCTTAA
- a CDS encoding energy-coupling factor ABC transporter permease, with protein MNLPDDHFSLFWIGLGWLLLVLALVWSIKTAPWHKIKGDSEAFNVFIGTSVLLSFIWAGAASIGGGLSFHILLMASVTLMFGPQFALFSAILALVGVTAMGQSGVLMFGMNAVLMAVIPIFIVWLMTLFAYRYLERHFFVFVLFNGFFAAAVSTFVSLLIAAGVMWLGGLHETEKLTQSFLPYIPLMVIPEAFANGMVVLALVVLKPQWVSCFDDDEFLKGK; from the coding sequence TTGAATTTACCTGATGATCATTTTTCTTTGTTTTGGATTGGTCTTGGCTGGTTGCTTTTGGTTCTTGCGCTAGTTTGGAGTATAAAAACAGCGCCGTGGCATAAGATCAAAGGTGACTCTGAGGCTTTTAACGTCTTTATTGGTACCAGTGTCCTTTTGTCTTTTATCTGGGCAGGAGCGGCTTCTATTGGTGGCGGTTTAAGTTTTCATATTTTATTAATGGCTTCTGTAACCTTAATGTTTGGGCCACAATTTGCACTTTTTTCAGCGATATTGGCTTTGGTAGGTGTTACTGCGATGGGGCAATCAGGTGTGTTGATGTTCGGAATGAATGCTGTGTTGATGGCTGTTATTCCTATTTTCATTGTTTGGCTGATGACTTTGTTTGCTTATCGCTACCTTGAGCGACACTTTTTTGTGTTTGTGCTTTTTAATGGTTTTTTTGCGGCAGCGGTGAGTACATTTGTATCATTGTTAATTGCTGCGGGTGTTATGTGGTTGGGTGGTTTGCATGAAACAGAAAAGTTAACTCAGTCTTTCTTGCCGTATATTCCGTTAATGGTTATTCCGGAGGCGTTTGCTAATGGCATGGTGGTTTTGGCATTGGTGGTTTTGAAACCGCAGTGGGTGAGTTGTTTTGATGATGATGAGTTTTTGAAGGGCAAATAA
- the serB gene encoding phosphoserine phosphatase SerB, translated as MLIIHSNQLTKPQLQQIETALNTTLHPVANHYQANISCPDMTLVKKLSEDFKIDINPLPKSFAPANTKLVISDMDSTLIGIECVDEIADMMNLKPQVSAITEAAMRGELNFESSLNQRVALLEGLSESALQKVYDERLFLNPGAEEWLAGLKSKSIPFALVSGGFTYFTDRLKQQLSIEFSRSNQLEINNGVLTGKIVGDIIGAEAKAYFLQELCDVLGIELNQAIAIGDGANDLLMMNEAGLSIAYHAKPAVQEKAATSLNFSGLDKVLDFINAEI; from the coding sequence ATGTTAATCATTCACTCCAATCAATTAACTAAACCTCAACTACAACAAATTGAAACTGCACTTAATACTACGCTTCACCCTGTCGCAAATCATTACCAAGCAAATATTTCGTGCCCAGACATGACTTTAGTTAAGAAGCTTTCTGAAGATTTCAAAATAGACATAAACCCACTGCCAAAATCATTTGCTCCAGCCAATACTAAATTAGTTATTAGTGACATGGATTCAACCCTAATTGGCATAGAGTGTGTAGATGAAATTGCCGACATGATGAACCTTAAACCTCAAGTTTCTGCCATTACCGAAGCCGCTATGCGAGGTGAATTAAACTTTGAAAGCTCTCTTAATCAACGCGTTGCTTTATTAGAAGGTCTTTCAGAATCTGCACTACAAAAGGTCTACGATGAACGCTTGTTTCTAAATCCAGGCGCTGAAGAATGGCTGGCTGGACTAAAAAGCAAGTCTATACCTTTCGCCTTAGTATCTGGCGGATTCACTTATTTTACAGACAGACTAAAGCAGCAACTAAGTATAGAGTTTTCCCGCTCAAACCAGCTTGAAATAAACAATGGCGTACTAACAGGCAAAATCGTAGGTGACATTATAGGTGCGGAAGCCAAAGCATACTTCCTACAAGAACTTTGTGACGTGCTTGGAATTGAACTAAATCAAGCCATCGCAATAGGTGATGGTGCCAATGACTTACTCATGATGAATGAAGCAGGCCTAAGCATTGCTTATCATGCGAAACCTGCCGTTCAGGAAAAAGCAGCTACCAGCTTGAATTTTAGTGGGTTAGATAAGGTTTTAGATTTTATCAACGCTGAAATCTAG
- the pstB gene encoding phosphate ABC transporter ATP-binding protein PstB gives MKDIANIMEIQDFSFTYPKAENPSLKNINLPIKENHITALIGPSGCGKSTLLRAMNRIHDLYPGCVYDGAIQLKNRDGSIGNTLDIKKENDFIALRQRVGMIFQKPTPFPMSIYENIAYGLRIAGVKNKNDLEEIIVKSLQDAALWNEVKDRLHQDARGLSGGQQQRLCITRVVALKPDLMLFDEPTSALDPISTLAIEEMILGLKEKYSIAIVTHNMQQASRISDYTAFMYLGDLVEFNDTDIMFTNPKEQQTNNYITGKFG, from the coding sequence GTGAAAGATATTGCCAATATTATGGAAATACAGGATTTCAGTTTTACCTACCCAAAGGCTGAAAACCCTTCTTTAAAAAACATTAATTTACCAATTAAAGAAAATCATATCACGGCCTTAATTGGTCCAAGTGGTTGTGGTAAGTCTACTTTGCTAAGAGCCATGAATAGAATTCATGATTTGTATCCAGGGTGTGTCTATGATGGCGCTATTCAATTGAAAAATAGAGATGGGTCTATTGGCAATACTTTAGATATTAAAAAAGAAAATGACTTTATCGCCTTGCGTCAACGTGTTGGAATGATTTTCCAAAAGCCGACGCCATTTCCAATGAGTATTTATGAAAATATTGCCTATGGACTGCGTATTGCTGGCGTTAAAAACAAAAATGATCTTGAAGAGATTATTGTTAAGTCGTTGCAGGATGCTGCGCTTTGGAATGAGGTGAAGGATAGATTGCATCAAGATGCACGCGGTTTATCTGGCGGACAACAACAACGTTTATGTATTACCCGTGTTGTTGCGCTAAAACCTGATTTAATGTTGTTTGACGAACCAACATCAGCATTAGATCCTATTTCAACATTGGCAATCGAAGAAATGATTTTAGGGCTAAAAGAGAAATACAGTATCGCGATTGTTACACATAACATGCAGCAGGCGTCTCGTATTTCAGATTACACGGCATTTATGTATCTTGGCGATTTAGTAGAGTTTAACGATACCGATATTATGTTTACGAACCCTAAAGAACAGCAAACCAATAATTACATTACAGGTAAGTTCGGTTAA
- a CDS encoding RDD family protein, whose translation MLSIKILFAFFYDLLLLCAVWFVAAIPFVVWQGEKLQNSSTAILGFQVYLLAITYIYLTYFWTQAGQTPGLRTWKLRLSTLDNRLLTRNEANLRFLTGIFLWPIGWIGLFLPTNYQTLQDRLAKTQISSIQDT comes from the coding sequence ATGTTATCAATCAAAATATTATTTGCATTTTTCTACGACCTTCTACTGCTTTGTGCTGTTTGGTTTGTAGCTGCAATTCCATTTGTAGTTTGGCAAGGCGAAAAGCTCCAGAACTCTTCTACTGCAATACTTGGATTTCAAGTTTATTTACTTGCTATCACCTATATTTATCTTACCTATTTCTGGACACAAGCTGGACAAACCCCAGGGTTAAGAACCTGGAAACTCAGATTATCAACCCTCGACAATCGACTTTTGACAAGAAATGAGGCCAACTTACGTTTTCTAACAGGCATTTTTCTATGGCCTATCGGCTGGATCGGACTTTTTCTGCCTACAAACTACCAAACCTTGCAAGACAGGCTTGCCAAAACACAAATCTCTTCCATTCAAGATACTTGA
- the pstS gene encoding phosphate ABC transporter substrate-binding protein PstS, translated as MRKLLATAALAASMTTSAFASTIEGTGASFPYPVYKAWISSYYNATGNKVNYSPTGSGTGIKEISARHVDFGGSDKPLKPSVLHKSGLYMFPTVVGAITFSYNVPGVNNLKLSEKSISGIVMGKITYWDDASLKHDNAGVNLPHKKILFVHRSDKSGTTFNFTYYLSKMNKTWNKKFGAKKAINWPMENRVAGKGNFGVSTAIKTNAYSIGYVDYADAKKNGLEMATVQGQGGKFYAPTKANFIAAAGHASLDPKKDFYSIIAYPKSAYPMVAATFILLPNDSKKNKEVADFFDYSYKHGDKAAADLGYVPLPESVKEKIRGYWSAKGVK; from the coding sequence GTGAGAAAACTATTAGCGACTGCGGCATTAGCTGCAAGTATGACAACATCAGCTTTTGCATCTACTATTGAAGGTACAGGAGCTTCTTTCCCATATCCAGTTTACAAAGCATGGATTTCTTCTTATTACAATGCTACTGGTAACAAGGTGAACTATTCACCAACAGGTTCTGGTACAGGTATTAAAGAAATTTCTGCTCGCCATGTTGATTTTGGTGGTTCTGATAAGCCTTTGAAGCCTTCTGTTCTTCATAAGAGCGGTCTTTATATGTTCCCAACAGTTGTAGGGGCAATCACTTTCTCATATAACGTTCCAGGTGTTAATAACCTAAAGCTTTCTGAAAAGTCTATTTCAGGAATCGTAATGGGGAAAATCACATATTGGGATGACGCTTCATTGAAGCATGATAATGCTGGCGTTAACTTGCCACACAAGAAAATCCTTTTTGTTCACCGTTCTGATAAGTCAGGTACAACGTTCAACTTCACTTATTACCTATCAAAAATGAACAAAACTTGGAACAAAAAGTTTGGTGCTAAAAAAGCAATCAACTGGCCTATGGAAAACCGCGTTGCTGGTAAAGGTAACTTCGGTGTTTCAACTGCAATCAAGACTAATGCTTACTCTATCGGTTATGTAGATTATGCTGATGCGAAGAAAAACGGTTTAGAAATGGCTACAGTTCAAGGTCAAGGTGGTAAATTCTATGCACCTACTAAAGCAAACTTTATTGCTGCTGCAGGTCACGCTAGCTTAGATCCTAAGAAAGATTTTTACTCAATCATTGCTTATCCAAAAAGTGCATACCCAATGGTTGCAGCAACTTTCATCTTGTTGCCTAATGACTCTAAGAAAAACAAAGAAGTTGCTGACTTCTTCGATTATTCTTACAAGCATGGTGATAAAGCAGCAGCTGACCTAGGTTATGTTCCTTTACCTGAAAGCGTAAAAGAAAAAATCCGTGGTTACTGGTCTGCTAAAGGCGTTAAATAA
- the guaB gene encoding IMP dehydrogenase — MRILQEALTFDDVLLVPAHSTVLPSDVSLRTKLTKNIELNIPFVSAAMDTVTEARLAISMAQEGGIGIVHKNMTVEEQAHVVTKVKKYEHGVILEPITVQVTDTVEQVMQKTKENRVSSAPVMDGNDLVGIVTSRDLRYVTDLQKPVSEIMTTKDRLVTVKAKEEREVVLGLLHKHRLERVLVVDDNFKLKGMITVKDMAKSTEHPNASKDSNGRLRVGAAVGTGADTADRVAALVKAGVDAIIVDTAHGHSQGVLDRVKWVKENYPQVDVIGGNIATAEAALDLVKAGADGVKVGIGPGSICTTRIVAGVGVPQLSAISNVAKALNGTGVPLIADGGIRFSGDVAKALVAGASAVMLGSMFAGTEESPGEVEYYQGRAYKSYRGMGSLGAMSQKQGSSDRYFQSSNAADKLVPEGIEGRVAYKGPLAPIIHQLVGGIRSSMGYTGCKDIVEFNTKPQFVRVTGAGMAESHVHDVTITKEAPNYRV, encoded by the coding sequence ATGCGTATTCTGCAAGAAGCTTTAACATTTGACGATGTTCTATTGGTTCCAGCTCATTCAACGGTATTGCCTTCGGATGTAAGTCTCAGAACAAAGTTAACGAAAAATATCGAACTGAACATTCCATTTGTTTCGGCTGCAATGGATACTGTTACAGAAGCTAGATTGGCTATTTCTATGGCTCAAGAAGGTGGTATTGGTATTGTTCATAAAAACATGACAGTTGAAGAGCAAGCGCATGTTGTCACTAAAGTGAAAAAATATGAGCACGGCGTTATTTTAGAGCCGATAACTGTTCAAGTGACGGACACGGTTGAGCAGGTGATGCAAAAAACCAAAGAGAATCGTGTTTCCAGCGCCCCTGTTATGGATGGAAATGATTTGGTCGGAATCGTAACCAGTCGTGATTTACGTTATGTAACTGATTTGCAAAAACCTGTTTCAGAAATTATGACGACTAAAGACCGTTTGGTGACAGTTAAAGCAAAAGAAGAAAGAGAAGTGGTGTTAGGATTGCTCCATAAACACCGCTTGGAACGCGTTTTGGTTGTTGATGATAATTTCAAGCTAAAAGGTATGATTACCGTTAAAGATATGGCGAAATCTACAGAGCACCCAAATGCTAGCAAAGATTCCAATGGGCGTTTGCGTGTCGGTGCTGCAGTTGGAACCGGTGCTGATACAGCGGATAGAGTGGCGGCACTTGTGAAGGCGGGTGTGGACGCTATCATTGTAGATACTGCTCACGGACACTCTCAAGGTGTGCTGGATCGTGTTAAGTGGGTTAAGGAAAACTACCCTCAAGTTGATGTTATCGGTGGAAATATTGCAACGGCAGAAGCGGCTTTAGATTTGGTCAAAGCTGGTGCAGATGGCGTTAAAGTTGGTATTGGTCCAGGTTCTATTTGTACGACACGTATCGTTGCTGGTGTTGGTGTGCCGCAATTAAGCGCAATCTCAAATGTAGCTAAAGCTTTAAACGGAACTGGTGTACCTTTGATTGCTGATGGCGGTATTCGTTTTTCTGGGGATGTTGCTAAAGCATTGGTAGCCGGTGCATCAGCTGTGATGTTAGGTAGTATGTTCGCCGGTACAGAAGAATCTCCTGGGGAAGTTGAATATTATCAGGGACGAGCGTACAAGTCATATCGTGGTATGGGATCTTTAGGGGCGATGTCTCAGAAACAAGGTTCATCGGATCGTTACTTCCAGTCGTCAAATGCAGCAGATAAATTAGTTCCTGAAGGGATTGAAGGTCGTGTTGCTTATAAAGGACCTTTAGCGCCTATTATCCATCAATTGGTGGGTGGTATCCGTTCTAGTATGGGTTATACCGGCTGTAAAGATATTGTTGAGTTCAATACTAAGCCTCAATTTGTACGTGTCACTGGCGCGGGGATGGCAGAAAGCCATGTTCATGATGTGACAATTACTAAAGAAGCGCCAAACTATCGCGTTTAA
- the pstC gene encoding phosphate ABC transporter permease subunit PstC, translated as MEKLFAKLSQMSASLVFVVLVGTLVTLYISAKPAIEEFGAKFLIDSRWGVDVPVDVPTSPDKQATPKATSSSASDAHLDDGVNVGDDDGVNVGDDDINVGDDDASSEISDAPHKVVYGGAVAIVGTVFSTIIALLFSIPLAMGIAIFLSEIAPPSISRPVGVAIELLAAIPSIIYGMWGLFYFGPFIASIFGGHSVSLLVAGLVLGVMVIPFMAALSRDAINTTPDVLKEAAYAVGATKFEVIKDVVFPYAKAGIIGSIIISLGRALGETMAVAFVIGGVFEYAKSITDPTNSIPVVLANNFSESSGLSLASLFYLSLVLFVVSFVVIFTAKHYFLRRGK; from the coding sequence ATGGAAAAATTATTTGCGAAACTCTCCCAGATGAGTGCAAGTCTGGTCTTTGTCGTGTTGGTTGGAACCTTAGTGACACTGTATATTTCTGCAAAGCCTGCTATTGAAGAGTTTGGCGCTAAGTTTTTAATAGATTCTCGCTGGGGGGTGGATGTACCAGTTGATGTTCCTACTTCACCAGATAAGCAAGCAACACCTAAAGCTACCTCTTCTTCTGCGTCTGATGCCCATTTAGATGATGGTGTGAATGTTGGCGACGATGACGGCGTGAATGTTGGCGACGACGACATTAATGTTGGTGATGATGATGCTTCTTCTGAAATTAGTGATGCGCCTCATAAAGTAGTTTATGGTGGTGCTGTTGCGATAGTTGGTACAGTTTTCTCAACCATTATTGCCTTACTTTTTTCTATCCCTTTGGCAATGGGGATCGCAATATTCTTATCTGAAATTGCACCGCCAAGTATTTCAAGACCTGTGGGTGTTGCGATAGAGTTGTTGGCTGCTATTCCAAGTATCATTTACGGGATGTGGGGTCTGTTCTATTTCGGTCCATTTATAGCTTCAATTTTTGGTGGTCACTCAGTATCTTTGCTCGTGGCAGGTTTGGTTTTAGGGGTTATGGTTATTCCTTTTATGGCAGCACTGAGTCGTGATGCGATTAATACAACTCCTGATGTTTTGAAAGAAGCTGCTTATGCGGTAGGCGCAACTAAATTTGAAGTGATTAAAGATGTCGTTTTTCCTTATGCAAAAGCAGGAATTATAGGTTCTATTATTATTTCATTGGGGCGCGCATTAGGGGAAACGATGGCTGTCGCATTTGTTATCGGTGGTGTGTTCGAGTATGCCAAGTCGATTACAGACCCAACAAACTCTATTCCTGTGGTATTGGCGAATAACTTCTCAGAGTCTAGCGGTCTGAGTTTGGCGTCATTGTTCTACTTGTCATTAGTTCTATTTGTAGTGAGTTTTGTGGTGATTTTTACAGCGAAACACTACTTCTTGAGAAGAGGTAAATAG
- the pstA gene encoding phosphate ABC transporter permease PstA — translation MRLLINKIILGLSTLAAVVGLVFLGWILITLIIKGSQALSPYIFTHDLINNGIRNLLFGQFVLAGLATVIGIPIGIMAGIYLQEYSNGSKYADFIRDLSDVMMSAPSIVIGTFVYAVVVMPTGHTTGWAGVFALFVMMLPIVVRATDDMLSLVPTELREAGMAIGASKYHVIVNIILRAAKVGIVTGLILAFARVVGETAPLLYTSGSSVYWSTDLSDTFPSITVSIYNLATMPDDKMVDLAWAAALVLTFFVLILNLLGRYIIREKHH, via the coding sequence ATGAGATTATTAATAAATAAAATTATACTCGGGCTTTCTACTTTGGCGGCTGTCGTTGGTTTGGTTTTTCTGGGTTGGATTTTGATTACCTTGATTATCAAAGGTTCTCAAGCCTTGTCACCTTATATTTTTACTCATGATTTGATTAATAATGGTATTCGTAACTTGTTGTTTGGGCAGTTTGTTTTAGCTGGCCTGGCAACGGTAATAGGTATTCCTATCGGAATTATGGCGGGTATTTACCTGCAAGAATACAGCAACGGTAGTAAATATGCAGACTTTATCCGTGACTTATCAGATGTAATGATGTCAGCACCTTCAATTGTTATTGGTACTTTTGTTTATGCGGTTGTGGTTATGCCAACAGGACATACTACCGGGTGGGCAGGTGTATTTGCTTTGTTTGTTATGATGCTTCCAATTGTAGTGCGTGCAACTGATGACATGCTTAGTTTGGTTCCAACGGAGCTTAGAGAAGCCGGTATGGCTATTGGTGCATCCAAGTATCATGTGATTGTAAATATTATTCTTAGAGCGGCTAAAGTTGGTATCGTGACAGGCTTAATTCTAGCTTTCGCGCGCGTTGTTGGAGAGACAGCCCCACTCTTGTATACAAGTGGTTCAAGTGTGTATTGGTCTACCGATTTGTCCGATACTTTCCCTTCCATCACTGTATCAATTTATAATTTAGCAACCATGCCAGATGACAAAATGGTAGATTTGGCTTGGGCTGCAGCTTTAGTTTTAACATTCTTTGTATTGATTCTAAATTTACTTGGTCGATACATTATTCGTGAAAAGCATCATTAA
- a CDS encoding SufE family protein — protein sequence MNYQPAEKTIADVQADLVKRFTHFDNWKDRYKYLIDMGKTLQGLPDEFKTEENRIHGCQSQVWIYIEEHDGYLFMQATSDAAIVAGLIALLLKVYQGRTPKEISEAPLNFLAEIGLIQHLSANRSTGLYHMIKRIQSEAQARI from the coding sequence ATGAACTATCAACCAGCAGAAAAAACCATCGCTGACGTACAAGCGGATTTGGTCAAGCGCTTCACTCATTTTGACAACTGGAAAGACCGCTACAAATATCTAATTGATATGGGAAAAACACTGCAAGGTTTGCCTGACGAATTTAAAACTGAGGAAAACCGCATTCACGGTTGCCAGTCGCAAGTCTGGATTTATATTGAGGAGCATGATGGATACTTGTTTATGCAAGCTACATCCGATGCTGCGATCGTTGCTGGGTTAATTGCACTCTTACTCAAGGTTTATCAAGGCAGAACACCTAAAGAAATCTCAGAAGCACCGCTAAATTTTCTAGCGGAAATCGGTCTAATCCAACACCTATCGGCTAACCGTTCTACTGGCTTGTATCACATGATCAAACGTATACAGTCTGAAGCACAGGCTAGAATCTAG
- the gatB gene encoding Asp-tRNA(Asn)/Glu-tRNA(Gln) amidotransferase subunit GatB: MTWEVVIGLEIHAQLNTKTKIFSGSSVEYGAEPNTQANLLDLGMPGQLPVLNKAVLPKAISLGLAVGAEIGRKSIFDRKNYFYPDLPKGYQTSQFSYPIVDKGGYLEIEVDGETKKIGITRAHLEEDAGKSVHDAFPGQTGIDLNRAGTPLLEIVSEPDMRSAQEAVAYAKKMHELVQYLGICDGNMQEGSFRVDSNVSIHKPGTPFGTRAELKNINSFKFIEQAIEFEIARQIEIVESGGKVVQETRLYDSEKNETRSMRAKEEANDYRYFPCPDLLPVVVTDEDIEAIRAEMPEMPDAKRKRYVSDLSLSDYDASFLTGSRAMAEYFEAVVAKTKDAKLTANWVMGELSKSLNQQSIGIESSPVSAEAFAGLLARIQDNTISGKIAKQVFDGMWNQEGSADEVIEAKGLKQITDSSAIEALVDEVLAANTAQVEAYRNGQEKMFGFFVGQVMKASKGQANPAQVNDVLKLKLSS, translated from the coding sequence ATGACTTGGGAAGTGGTTATCGGTCTTGAGATTCATGCGCAGCTCAATACGAAGACAAAAATATTTTCCGGTTCGTCGGTAGAGTATGGTGCTGAACCGAATACTCAGGCAAACCTATTGGATTTGGGAATGCCGGGACAATTGCCCGTTTTGAATAAAGCTGTTTTGCCGAAAGCGATCAGTCTTGGTTTGGCTGTGGGAGCGGAAATTGGTCGTAAATCTATTTTTGACCGAAAGAATTATTTTTATCCTGATTTACCAAAAGGGTATCAAACATCACAATTCAGTTACCCAATTGTTGATAAGGGCGGGTATCTGGAAATTGAAGTTGATGGCGAAACCAAAAAAATTGGTATTACCCGTGCTCACTTGGAAGAAGATGCTGGTAAGTCTGTGCATGATGCTTTCCCAGGGCAGACTGGGATTGACTTGAACCGTGCAGGAACACCTCTGTTGGAGATCGTTTCTGAGCCGGACATGCGCTCTGCTCAAGAGGCAGTTGCCTATGCAAAAAAAATGCATGAGTTGGTTCAGTATCTGGGAATTTGTGATGGCAATATGCAGGAGGGGTCGTTCCGTGTTGACTCGAACGTTTCCATTCATAAACCAGGCACACCATTTGGTACGCGTGCAGAGTTGAAGAACATTAACTCGTTTAAGTTTATTGAGCAAGCGATTGAGTTTGAGATTGCTCGTCAGATAGAGATTGTTGAATCGGGCGGTAAGGTTGTTCAAGAAACACGTTTGTATGATTCTGAGAAAAATGAAACTCGTTCAATGCGTGCCAAGGAAGAGGCGAATGATTACCGTTATTTCCCTTGTCCTGATTTATTGCCTGTTGTGGTAACAGATGAAGATATTGAAGCAATTCGTGCGGAAATGCCAGAAATGCCTGATGCAAAACGCAAGCGTTATGTGTCCGATTTAAGTTTGTCTGATTACGATGCAAGCTTTTTAACAGGTTCTCGTGCTATGGCAGAATATTTTGAAGCTGTGGTTGCAAAAACTAAAGATGCAAAACTGACTGCAAACTGGGTAATGGGTGAATTATCTAAATCACTTAATCAACAGTCGATTGGGATTGAGTCCTCTCCTGTTTCTGCTGAAGCCTTTGCTGGTTTGTTGGCAAGAATTCAAGATAACACGATTTCTGGCAAGATTGCTAAGCAAGTATTTGACGGCATGTGGAACCAAGAAGGTTCTGCAGATGAAGTCATTGAAGCCAAAGGCTTAAAACAAATTACGGATTCTTCCGCAATTGAAGCTTTGGTGGATGAAGTTTTAGCAGCAAACACTGCTCAAGTTGAAGCTTATCGCAATGGTCAAGAGAAGATGTTTGGTTTCTTCGTTGGTCAGGTAATGAAAGCTTCAAAAGGGCAGGCAAATCCTGCACAGGTTAATGACGTTTTAAAACTAAAATTGTCGAGTTAA